The DNA window ttgtgagaattaaaaaaatagcattgaaactttcagcaattcttgcatggacatgaacctaaatccatatatttaggaacaaccaataagaagagagaaaatttaaatttatttaaaatttaatttctttttaattgccaacatggagggtggttgtgataatggaggagagagataattttaattttattatttaattaataaaaaaatgtgattggttgtgtgtaaatccaGGTGTTGTAGCTGTGTCCATCTAAGTATTTTTCTGAaactttaataaatttaaatatctttttgtataaatatattaaacttaaaagaaaattattcagtgAATAGTTTCAAAATGAAAGGATAAGTTttctgtttttttaataaatgaaaCTTTGTATTGATCTAACTTCAGTAACTTTAGTGAATCATAACTTTAGTGACTTTAGtcattttttaatcaataaataactcacatatattatattaatatttgagAATAATTTGATAACCAAAGTTATCAAATTTACCCTACAGTAACGTCACTGAAGATTTTCACTTTTGTCATGCTTGGCTAGCCACCTAGGTGTTTGCCTTGAGTGGGAGAATTTAAATCCACATGTTTCATGGTCAATATCTACTTTAAATGTAGTTTGAGAGAGAACAGGCTTATGTGGAGGGATTTTTGAGAAGGAAGGCCACACTTTAAAGAGATTTAAAGATGTTTGGTGTCAATAATAAAAATGGAAACTCTATTTTTTGTCAtccatttaataaatattaattttgcaTAATATCTAAATTCATTTTCTCTTATTCAACATTTAGAATGAATCTAACCTTGAAAAATAATGTACTCATCATGACAAAAAATAATTTCAATGAGAATAATAGCTTGTTTGCTTTATTGGAGGTTTGATAAATTGAAACCATCACTTCAACACTTGCATTCAATGCATATACTTTGATACTTATTAATGTTAATTTCATCAAGTGACTTCACATGTTTCTCTTGCTACTTTGACAATATGCTTCTTAACATAATTTTAGTTACACCTGGAATCAATGAAAAAGCTTTCTAGTTATTAAGTTGATGAATTGCATACATAAATACAAGTTTACTATTAAtcattaaacaaattaaaattgtgttaacAATATATAAATATGGAGTAAAGGAACACACCTTCTCTGAAGTAGTTTCATTTGAAGGTATAACTtcgatattattaattttattcaatTCTAAATCTTCGGAAGCTTTCTTGATAAGCATTTCCGACACAGATTCAAAACCAGATGCCTTGGCTGTACGAGATAGTGCACCAGTAGGTTTTTGACCTATTTTCTTCCTACAAAGTCGTTCTTATTTTAGAAGAAACAtacaaaatgattaaaaaaaatcacaatacCAAATTGaaatcacataatcaaaacaCCCCTTACATGCAATAACTACAGTTGCATATGCCTCTGCATTTTGGACATTTCCAATCAATCAAAAGACCTACATCTTTCTCCATTTCACCATATCTAAATTCAACACTCACAAAAcaatcaacataaaaaaaaaaaaacaaatacttaataaattattctatctttgaacaataattaaaatagaagtactaaaaataaattcaaattaaaattttaaaaagttaaacAAACCTATTCTTGAGACATTTGTGACAAAATTTTAAGACACACGGCTTTCCATTTCTTGGATTCTTACATGTGACTCCAATGTTGCTTGTTTTTCGCCGACACTTCAATTGTGAAAATCCAAGAAAATCAACGCATTAACATCAAAATGCGCACGATAAGTACACAATTTTGAGATCAGAAATACATACACAAATATGAAAATGAGCACGAAACACAACACTAAcgtaaaattaaaaattgaatataataaCATATACAAGGACATAAGACAATATCATCAAGGAGTTGtttcaacaaaaaaataaaatggagCTAAAAACCTATAGAATAGATATTAGAAATCAACCTGGTGACAAGATATTCCGCTTTTAGTTGGTGAAATTCTACTAGCATCAACTTCAGTATCACTAATGTCTGGTGAAGAGGAATCGAGTTCCATGTTAGAGGTGGGGGGACACCATCGAATTGGAATAACAAACATTGTTTTGAACACAATCAAGAAAAATTATGGGGATTCTACGATAAAAGTGAAGCGGTTATACAGAAAATCCATTTATATAATATGATGAGTAGGTGGAAGAGTGACCCGTTTTTTAATACAATAATTTGAAGATTTATCATATGAGTTTTTTAAACATGGAAAAGAGCCTTATttagtaaatatttttaaataaacggTATGCTTTTTTGACTTGAAATAAATGGAATATTTGAAAAGAATGTCCATTTTTAACgtttttatttttagtaaataataataaatattgaattttataatataattaaaaaatagtgTTATTAATTATTAACATTCAATGTTTCAtttaaaataatgataataataataattcaagaACCTCCTTTTATTAAtagaaaaatctttatttttgactttatatatatatatatatatatatatatatatatatatatatatatatatatatatatattacgtaATTAAAGGAATTCTTATTTTCTAAAGtacaaaaaataaatttgttttttatttttattttttttctagctTTACTATATTAAATGATTTGTTTGcataaaaaacatataaaaaggaTAATTCTATTTTTTCTCCTCATACAAAAAAGTACTAATATATTTTCAacgaaattaaaatatataaataaaataagcgtgattcattggatttcatacaagaaaaatagtctttttttaaaaaattgagtcaactctattaataattttaatgtttattGAATGAATTTGATAAATTTATAGATAccataattcaaaaaaaaagttttatatttctcttttttttttctaactttttatatgttaagaagtgtggttgggcctaactcatccctacaagccggttttgtagggttgagttaggtctaaccacacttcttaacatggtatcagagcctcgtttaagattcgGTGGACCATCTTCTATGATTTCCGCTATCGgcccacccaccatttatttccacgctccagttgtctagtcctgggcgtgagggggtgtgttaagagttccacatcggacaatatatgacctgaacatgtccttataagtgggggcaatcctcaccctacgaGCCGGTTTTGTAgagatgagttaggcccaaccatacttcttagtaattttttttcataaaaaatgaaTATGAAAAAAAGGAATATTCTTTTTTTTCCTAATATGAAAAACTATATACTATTTTATTGttcccaaatttaaaatatattaataaaacaaGAGTGATTCATTGGATTTCATACCAAGAGAAAAATGGTCCACTAAAAAAACCGAGTGAGttctattaataattttaatgttcAATGAATGAATTTGATAAATTTATATTGATTGGATTTAGTGTATAAATAGATTCATTTGTAAACctaaccctatatatatataaattttaagggAATAGTTTTTtccttgattttaaaaaaaaatatatatattttaatatttctattttttctaacttttttaTATTAGGTAATATGTTTTGttagaaaaatatttacaaaaaagaataattctattttatttctaaGTGGAacctattaggaagatcctaaagtcccacattgattgaagatagagcattgaaagagtatatatagagggacactcctcaccttaccaaccggttttgtaaggatgagttaggtcaaactctaatagaaTCTTTCCAAATACTTTGGGCCTGCAATGCTCCAACTAGAATTTTGAAACATACCATTTCCATCCCTAAGGTAGCTAAGACTAAAAATACTTTCGCACAAGCATTGaacgagttttttttttatattccaaCATCATAGCTACCGCAACCTATTCTTATGAGAGACCGTCTATTTATCACCACCTCAAAAGACTAATATCAAACAACATTAGAGGATTGTAAGCACAATCTTCATGGAAGAATATTTTGGCCCAAAGGTACAAAATCTTTAACTATTCCTAATTTTTGGAACAAACTCTCGTTACTTTGGAAGGTTTTGGGGAAATAACGAGTCATCTTTCTTGAGAAAAGCTCATTGGAATTTACATTCCCAACTCTCAAAGATGTCATAAGAGTACACTTTCTCATTGGAATTTACATTCCCAACTCTCAAAGATGTCATAAGAGTACACGCATTAGGAGCATTGAACTTCTCTCCATGTTTGCTAAAACTCCTCCCTCGGTCGAAAGACTTCACTTCATGTCTTCACAATATTCCAACACGACCGAACTCTATTGAAAAACATAACAGAGCAATGGTGGACAGACATGCTAGGATTAAGGAAACCTTTAATCAGAAGTAGCAGGAATACAGTGAAGTGATGGCTTCGATGAACAATTTCCACAcattttgtcataccccaaaatttgcccatctcatttcacttttCAATCTCAGACAAAAGTTCAAGACTTAAGGacatactctcctaaacaatgacctcctaaactagggttttgatttctctgaagaaaattaataaatcaaggtctccaattgagttcatatggcttatgatgtttcaaactatctctatgacaaaatacaagcttcaattccaaggattgcttaGTCAATTGTCCAGAAAGTCAACAAAAGAAtagtttgacttaaaagtcaaccgtggtcaaagtacagtcaaaattcctgattttttgtcaacatccttattctgaagtatcattcatcatttgatcaaggatttatcatgattcatcaaggaaagttcagaaatcaacaaaatctaaagtttctaaattagttttttttgacctaaagtcaactgaactttgaccagccataactttcacatggaacatcagaaattttccatccaaatctcattttgaagtaaattgtatcctctacaactttgtctctcacatgccaaggctagaaatgcttcatttgagagatatggaccaaaacattataggtccttttagaAAGTGAACCaaaaacagttttttgtcaaagcccatataatcaagataaaatcctcaaatggaaaaaatcttccaaagtggcttgtataggacatcgtgaggtttccaaaaagtcctagaactcttccatatcttaaaaattgagggagatatgccttgtcaaagttggaccattttaagaaaaaaatgtgaaataaaagggctCCAAAATGAAGTTTGTTGCAAACAAGTCCAAtctttttggcccaatcttgatcctcaagttatccaagacttcaaatctagttgccacgaatttttgaatttttatttgattttatatgaatttttgatcatttaaaagtagtaattaatttatataaatcatggaaaatcaaatattttgttaaggaCATTATTCCAATCACATTCAATCACcatttaaacaaaatatccaatcaaatttcgtgcaaaaGCTAATTGGAAAGAGATTGGATCAAATTGGCCAAATTTAGAAGCTTTTAAgacaaatttccaatcaaatttccaagattacaAATCCATGattcaataagattttttttctgttttattaaCCTAATTCATACTACTATAAGTAGTAAACCTATTCAGATGCATAGGGACGGAAAAATTGAGCCTCCAAGAGTCCTAACCGAATTCATCAAGTGCAAGAAAATCTGAAATCGTTTTCGTACTTGCAGCCGAATTCAAAGAGTTTCAAGGATTCAAACACATTCCAGAGGCTTCATTGAAGGATTCCAGATTGTTACCAGGCCTCCTTGCATCAAGAACACGTTCACAGAGACTTACAGTTTGCGTTTTTTTCCTAACTTCGATTTCAACGATTCACGCATCATTTACATAATTTgattgcataattgtgtttgttatgatgtattgaatgattctggagttttaatttaattattacgtGCGTATATGAGGATCCACCATGTTAGGGTTCACGAGTTTAAAATTGGGGCTTTTTAATTTAGTACGAATTAAGGCTCGATACTGGTACAGGTGTGTTCGTTACACCAAGACGAACATGAATATggtctccttttttatttttgatgctTGTATGAGTTGTTAACAATTAACAGGTGTAATAGCTCTGAGTTTTTATAGCGTGCTGGTAATGAGCGTTGTAAATGCCATGGTTCAGTTTTtccatgaagaagatgatgaggtgtcctcgtGTGGTTGGCTTGTTTGAATTCTGGCGCGCGTCTAGGGTCCTGTTCCATTGTTTTAATATATGCTTTCACATGCGCACTTTAAACAAATTCAGTAGGTTGGCTCAGTGGCACAACGCATGAAGGAACAATGGGTCcaaggttcgatccctggcccttgcaatttaaaaaaaaaaagaaatcactTGTCATCGATCCCATGCGCGCAATACATACGAGGCCACGATGCATCCTCATTCTCAGCCATCAGATTTCTATTCAAGATCAATCCAAGGACCCAGAAGGCGCAGGACCACCATGCTCCCGTACAGATCATCCACACCTGATCATAAAGCTAAgtttccttattttttttattttttacatacacctttttatttatttctttttcttatttttttaatttatttcatttaaacatttttttatcataataatttcatataactatttattttatttaatcgaaaactcgatttttctcataatgttaggagtaaattaatggtaaattcatgtgttaatataagtgatttcttctctaaaccaatgcaaaaatgtgatgaatccataggtttttattaagaattgaactgaataagtttagttcgtgcgtaaagcaaatcgaatcacttgtgggtgttattgttgcaggttttgagctgaataagaacttaagaagaacatgaggaggaaagaaagctggaagtctcaaaggctgaagaaaaagatgggaagtacaaagggcgcgccgcgagagttcctaggcgcgccgcgaaaatacttctgtttgaggggcgcgccgcgccagcccgttgccgcgccgcggcctcggcgttaaaagcccaaaagttctgttttaaagccctagtttccaagtggttatatacttttgtgggagcgaaattaggagagatatctgattctgaagctgagaataacaatagaaggtggattctttaccaattgaaggcattctattgatgaagatgaattcctccattgattcttgtatgttcttcatgtctatggagagctaaatccctcttgttgagtctaaggtagtagttaacctatgaatatacattaccattgattaatccctgtgaacaattgtttgaatttattatcaataagaaaccttgcttttaatttacatcattgttgaatctttgatcgaaagaaaggatttaacttttgccctaggttactatattgattcaattgcaatttgcagagatggaattgtaattgggttttcataattatcgttcttaattactattatcgttattgtgatttggagagatcgaatctcataccggtaaaagttatctaatttgatttgcagacatggaatcttatttgaggataagtgaagataatgattcaaaggattattctattgtgaattaattgataattgtataggattaggttgatgaaccctaaagactcaatatctttctttatttgttaacacaaagtcctttacttgcttttattttattatttgctcttgatattattattagtataaaacaaaccaaaccaaatttcttaactcaaaataaacaactatagaacggcattgatattaaccaatccctgtggatacgatatattacagaaaatatttacccacaaatactttcaacaaattggcgccgttgccggggattggtgtcaatattgcacgcattgcaatagttcttattttgagttttaagttttattttctctatttggttgtttcacgtgtttgctagttttgcagaagattgtgtatgcgcagcaaagtttctagcgatcaacttctttttgatcccgagatcgaaaggaccgctaggaggttaaatagcaaagcacgaaaaagagcgaacatagcaaaagcaagagacaacgcaaccgcgacatcgtcacaacaacttgaaaccattgacgagtcgcaagaaggattcttctttcacaaactattcacggaggaagaaccagaagtttttatacaacctactgttgtcaacatggctgctaatggtccatgtgctactagtccaagactcaatcctcagttcgctaaaactgccgccaacgggcaaccgacagaactgaagaccggtatcatacaattgatttgtgcaagtcctttcgccggattggaccatgaagacccgtacacgcatcttactcgattctatgagttagcaggtactacgggtgtcgctcaagctgatgaggaagcattatttaagaggttgttcccacactctttgctatctaaggcaaaagattggtatctggatcaacccgaagcagtgatgactaattggaacacattggaagaaaaatttctggaaaggttttactctcaaaaccgtttcttcgaagcaaaaacagcaatagcagtattctctcaaggtagtaatgaatctttgaatgaagcatgggaaaggtataaagctatgttgagaaagtgcaaaggacacggttttacagacgttgatcaaatccatatgttccgtaacggtctcacagctacaaacaagacactcttgGACGCCACAACTGGTGGTtcactcatgtccaaaacacctgcggaagctactcagataatagagcgaatggctctaaatgatcgtcaaggcaaccatgatcgaacggtaagagataagaaacccggagtgTTGGagctgaacaacagtgatgctctacttgctcagaataaattgctaacttcacaagtggaaattttgacacaacaaatgtccaaactaccacaacaACTTAAGGAGCTGAACGGGATATCCAATTCTTATCAGGTTGCAAAGTGTGAATTATGCAAGGgcaatcatcaaacaggattctgtccaccagtcctagaagaagaagtaaactacatgaacaacactcaaggaccaaggcagaatcaataccaaaatcagccatatcaacagaattatcctcc is part of the Vicia villosa cultivar HV-30 ecotype Madison, WI linkage group LG2, Vvil1.0, whole genome shotgun sequence genome and encodes:
- the LOC131647388 gene encoding uncharacterized protein LOC131647388, giving the protein MFVIPIRWCPPTSNMELDSSSPDISDTEVDASRISPTKSGISCHQCRRKTSNIGVTCKNPRNGKPCVLKFCHKCLKNRYGEMEKDVGLLIDWKCPKCRGICNCSYCMKKIGQKPTGALSRTAKASGFESVSEMLIKKASEDLELNKINNIEVIPSNETTSEKV